In Kineococcus mangrovi, a single genomic region encodes these proteins:
- the proC gene encoding pyrroline-5-carboxylate reductase — MTLALVGAGVMGQTLLGGLLRAGRSADDVLVVDRRAGRGRELHERFGVRVTGDVAAVRGARTVLLAVKPQDLPALLDSLAPHLDPDALVVSLAAGVTTAAVEARLPAGTSVVRVMPNTPSLVDEGMAALAAGSSCADAQLAEAEDLLRSCGRTVVLAEKHLDAVTALSGSGPAYVFYVVEAMVEAGVLLGLPRATATELVVQTVVGAGAMLRETGQHPTVLREQVTSPAGTTAAALRQLDDSGVRAALVSAVEAAAARSHQLSGG; from the coding sequence GTGACGCTGGCGCTGGTCGGTGCGGGGGTGATGGGCCAGACCCTGCTCGGGGGTCTGCTGCGCGCGGGACGGTCCGCGGACGACGTGCTCGTCGTGGACCGCCGGGCCGGCCGCGGCCGTGAGCTGCACGAGCGCTTCGGCGTCCGCGTGACGGGCGACGTCGCCGCGGTCCGGGGCGCGCGGACGGTGCTGCTGGCCGTCAAGCCGCAGGACCTGCCCGCGCTGCTGGACTCCCTGGCCCCGCACCTGGACCCCGACGCGCTCGTCGTCTCCCTCGCTGCCGGGGTCACGACCGCGGCCGTCGAGGCCCGGCTCCCGGCCGGGACGTCCGTCGTGCGGGTCATGCCGAACACGCCCTCCCTCGTCGACGAGGGGATGGCGGCGCTCGCGGCCGGGTCCTCGTGCGCCGACGCGCAGCTGGCCGAGGCCGAGGACCTGCTGCGCTCCTGCGGTCGCACGGTCGTCCTGGCCGAGAAGCACCTCGACGCCGTCACCGCGCTGTCCGGGTCCGGTCCCGCCTACGTCTTCTACGTGGTGGAGGCGATGGTCGAGGCGGGGGTCCTGCTGGGCCTGCCGCGCGCCACCGCGACCGAGCTCGTGGTCCAGACCGTCGTCGGGGCCGGGGCGATGCTGCGCGAGACCGGTCAGCACCCGACCGTGCTGCGCGAGCAGGTGACGTCCCCGGCGGGCACGACGGCCGCCGCGCTGCGCCAGCTCGACGACTCCGGTGTGCGGGCCGCGCTGGTCTCCGCGGTGGAGGCCGCCGCGGCCCGCTCCCACCAGCTGTCGGGGGGCTGA
- a CDS encoding acetoin utilization protein AcuC: MAPVRLDLTARLCADLGLFDRPGVKVVGAEPADDELLLSVHDRAYVDAVKAASADPRRAQPVFGLGTEDDPAFPGMHEAAARIVGGSVDLGRALVAGRTLHGVNFCGGMHHAKPGCASGFCVYNDAAAAIVAMLREGAERVVYVDLDCHHGDGTEAVFWDDPRVLTLSVHESGTTLFPGTGFADELGGPDALGGAVNLALPAGTGDAGWLRAVHAVVPQLVRAFAPDVLVTQHGCDTHALDPLGHLAVSVDAQRVASAAMHALAHEASGGRWLALGGGGYEVVDVVPRTWAHLVAEASQQPLDPATPLPASWRAHVEAVLDRRAPATMTDGEPATFTGWESGYDPDDAVDRAILATRRAAFPLHGLDPDFD, translated from the coding sequence ATGGCCCCCGTCCGGCTCGACCTGACGGCCCGGCTGTGCGCGGACCTGGGCCTGTTCGACCGGCCCGGGGTGAAGGTGGTCGGCGCCGAACCCGCGGACGACGAGCTGCTGCTCTCCGTCCACGACCGCGCGTACGTCGACGCGGTCAAGGCCGCGTCGGCCGACCCGCGGCGGGCCCAGCCGGTCTTCGGCCTCGGCACCGAGGACGACCCGGCCTTCCCGGGGATGCACGAGGCCGCCGCCCGCATCGTCGGCGGGTCCGTCGACCTCGGCCGTGCTCTCGTCGCGGGCCGGACCCTGCACGGCGTGAACTTCTGCGGTGGCATGCACCACGCGAAACCGGGCTGCGCCAGCGGGTTCTGCGTCTACAACGACGCCGCCGCCGCCATCGTCGCGATGCTGCGCGAGGGGGCCGAGCGCGTCGTCTACGTCGACCTGGACTGCCACCACGGCGACGGCACCGAGGCCGTCTTCTGGGACGACCCGCGCGTGCTGACGCTCAGCGTCCACGAGTCCGGGACGACCCTCTTCCCGGGCACGGGGTTCGCCGACGAGCTCGGCGGGCCCGACGCGCTGGGCGGCGCCGTGAACCTCGCGCTGCCGGCCGGGACGGGGGACGCGGGCTGGCTGCGGGCCGTGCACGCCGTGGTCCCGCAGCTCGTGCGCGCCTTCGCGCCCGACGTGCTCGTCACCCAGCACGGCTGCGACACCCACGCCCTGGACCCGCTGGGTCACCTGGCGGTCTCCGTCGACGCCCAGCGGGTGGCGTCGGCGGCGATGCACGCGCTCGCCCACGAGGCGTCCGGGGGCCGCTGGCTCGCCCTCGGAGGCGGGGGGTACGAGGTCGTGGACGTGGTGCCGCGGACGTGGGCCCACCTCGTCGCGGAGGCGTCCCAGCAGCCGCTGGACCCGGCGACGCCGCTGCCGGCGTCCTGGCGCGCGCACGTGGAGGCGGTCCTCGACCGGCGGGCCCCCGCGACGATGACCGACGGTGAGCCCGCCACCTTCACGGGGTGGGAGTCGGGGTACGACCCGGACGACGCCGTGGACCGCGCGATCCTGGCCACGCGGCGGGCCGCGTTCCCCTTGCACGGGCTCGACCCGGACTTCGACTGA
- a CDS encoding helix-turn-helix domain-containing protein produces the protein MPEDRPLSEVRFLTVAEVASMMRVSKMTVYRLVHNGELPAVRVGRSFRVPEDAVHEYLRQSFIDTA, from the coding sequence ATGCCTGAGGATCGCCCGCTGTCCGAGGTCCGGTTCCTGACCGTGGCCGAGGTCGCATCGATGATGCGCGTGTCGAAGATGACGGTGTACCGCCTGGTGCACAACGGGGAGCTGCCCGCCGTGCGGGTCGGCCGCTCCTTCCGCGTGCCCGAGGACGCCGTCCACGAGTACCTGCGGCAGTCGTTCATCGACACCGCCTGA
- a CDS encoding 30S ribosomal protein bS22, producing the protein MGSVIKKRRKRMAKKKHRKLLRRTRHQRRNKK; encoded by the coding sequence TTGGGCTCTGTCATCAAGAAGCGTCGCAAGCGCATGGCGAAGAAGAAGCACCGCAAGCTGCTCCGCCGCACGCGTCACCAGCGTCGCAACAAGAAGTGA